A single Pseudomonas putida DNA region contains:
- a CDS encoding CidA/LrgA family protein, with the protein MLLRGLTWLVLFQLLGTALNHLCVPILPGPIIGLLLLLFFLMARGEVGKPLNEAAGSLLRYLPLLLVPPAVGVMVYAKDIAADFWAIAGALLISCLVTLVFVGLLMQKLIDRQHGKREEQP; encoded by the coding sequence ATGCTGTTGCGTGGTTTGACCTGGCTGGTGCTGTTTCAGCTGCTGGGTACGGCGCTCAATCACTTGTGCGTGCCGATACTACCGGGCCCGATCATCGGCCTGTTGCTGCTCCTGTTCTTCCTCATGGCCCGTGGCGAGGTGGGCAAGCCCCTGAACGAAGCCGCCGGCAGCCTGTTGCGTTATCTGCCACTGCTGCTGGTACCACCGGCGGTGGGGGTGATGGTCTACGCCAAGGACATTGCTGCAGACTTCTGGGCGATTGCCGGTGCCTTGTTGATTTCTTGCCTGGTGACGCTGGTGTTCGTCGGTCTGCTGATGCAGAAGCTCATCGATCGCCAGCACGGCAAACGTGAGGAGCAGCCATGA
- a CDS encoding oxidoreductase, whose amino-acid sequence MYLTPQHVLLAGATGLTGEHLLDRLLNEPTISRVLAPTRRPLAGHPHLENPVGDPAVFLPQLAGRVDIAYCCLGTTLKQAGSEQAFRAVDLDMVVAFSKRAREMGARHLLVVSAIGADPKSPIFYNRVKGEMEEALKAQDWPQLTIVRPSLLLGERLQPRLGEKLASPFAKLMPGKYRGIEACTLARALWRLALEEEDGIRVIESDELRKLGKK is encoded by the coding sequence ATGTATTTGACGCCTCAGCATGTCCTGCTTGCCGGAGCCACCGGCCTTACCGGTGAGCACCTGCTCGACCGCCTGCTCAACGAACCCACCATCAGTCGCGTACTGGCACCGACTCGCCGGCCATTGGCCGGGCACCCCCACCTGGAAAACCCGGTGGGCGACCCGGCAGTATTTCTCCCGCAGCTGGCCGGTCGCGTCGATATTGCCTACTGCTGCCTGGGCACCACCCTCAAGCAGGCGGGCTCAGAGCAAGCGTTTCGCGCCGTCGATCTGGACATGGTCGTGGCCTTCAGCAAGCGCGCACGGGAAATGGGTGCGCGGCACCTGCTTGTTGTCAGCGCCATAGGCGCCGACCCCAAGTCACCGATCTTCTACAACCGGGTCAAGGGTGAGATGGAAGAAGCACTCAAGGCTCAGGACTGGCCGCAACTGACCATCGTGCGCCCGTCGCTGCTGCTGGGTGAACGGCTGCAGCCACGGCTGGGCGAAAAGCTGGCATCACCATTTGCGAAGTTGATGCCGGGTAAGTACCGGGGCATCGAGGCCTGTACCTTGGCACGGGCGCTCTGGCGCCTGGCGCTGGAAGAAGAGGACGGAATACGGGTCATCGAGTCCGATGAGCTGCGCAAACTCGGCAAGAAATAG
- a CDS encoding LrgB family protein, whose product MTLDWQGALDAVIHHPLFGIGITLGAYQIVLAAYEKTRWIFLQPVLVSMLLVIGVLLTCGISYAEYRKSTEIMNILLGPATVALAVPLYLNLRRIRQLFWPTFTTLVIGGLFATVCCLLLGWWFGAEHMILMTMAPKSVTSPIAMLVAEQIGGVAALAAVFVLITGVIGAIFGPALLTRLGVHSPEARGMSLGVTAHAVGTSVALQESDECGAFAALAMSLMGVATAVFLPLAVSLVA is encoded by the coding sequence ATGACCCTTGACTGGCAAGGCGCGCTCGACGCAGTGATTCACCATCCCTTGTTCGGAATCGGCATTACCCTGGGCGCCTACCAGATCGTGCTGGCAGCCTATGAAAAGACCCGTTGGATCTTCCTGCAGCCGGTGCTGGTGTCGATGCTGCTGGTGATCGGCGTGCTGCTGACCTGCGGCATCAGCTACGCCGAATACCGCAAGAGCACCGAGATCATGAACATCCTCCTCGGGCCCGCTACCGTGGCCCTGGCGGTGCCGCTCTACCTTAACCTGAGGCGCATCCGGCAACTGTTCTGGCCGACATTTACTACGCTGGTAATCGGAGGCCTGTTCGCCACGGTCTGCTGCCTGCTGCTGGGCTGGTGGTTTGGTGCCGAGCATATGATCCTGATGACCATGGCGCCGAAATCGGTCACTTCACCGATCGCCATGCTGGTGGCCGAGCAGATTGGTGGTGTGGCAGCGTTGGCGGCCGTATTCGTCTTGATTACCGGTGTGATCGGGGCGATCTTCGGCCCGGCGCTGCTGACCCGGTTGGGTGTGCACAGCCCGGAGGCACGTGGCATGTCGTTGGGGGTAACGGCACATGCCGTGGGTACGTCGGTGGCCTTGCAGGAAAGTGACGAATGCGGCGCCTTTGCCGCGCTGGCGATGAGCCTGATGGGGGTGGCCACGGCGGTGTTCCTGCCGTTGGCGGTCAGCCTGGTGGCTTGA
- a CDS encoding MaoC family dehydratase: protein MPYVPVNELAKYVGKELGRSDWLKIDQQRINLFAEATGDFQFIHVDPEKAAKTPFGTTIAHGFLTLSLIPKLMEDILVMPEGLKMVVNYGLDSVRFIQPVKVDSKVRLKVDLGDVIEKKPGQWLLKATVTLEIEGEDKPAYIAEPLSLCFV from the coding sequence ATGCCCTATGTACCGGTAAACGAGCTTGCGAAGTACGTTGGAAAGGAGCTGGGACGTTCCGACTGGCTGAAGATCGATCAGCAGCGCATCAACCTGTTCGCCGAAGCCACCGGCGATTTCCAGTTCATCCATGTCGACCCGGAAAAGGCGGCGAAAACCCCGTTTGGCACTACCATCGCCCACGGTTTCCTGACCTTGTCACTGATCCCCAAGCTGATGGAGGACATCCTGGTGATGCCCGAGGGGTTGAAGATGGTGGTCAATTACGGGCTGGATAGCGTGCGTTTCATTCAGCCAGTAAAAGTCGACAGCAAGGTACGGTTGAAAGTGGACCTGGGCGACGTGATCGAGAAGAAACCGGGGCAGTGGCTGCTGAAAGCCACTGTCACCTTGGAGATCGAAGGCGAAGATAAGCCCGCCTACATCGCAGAACCCCTCTCGCTCTGCTTCGTCTGA
- a CDS encoding C13 family peptidase — protein MRPLLPLALTLMLAACGDGESLSPPDARLPDGGRYRGQVVDGLLQGEGRIDYPNGSWYAGNFKDGQWHGLGEWHGSNGEVYRGQFDKGLFHGLGDLTTPGSHYAGTFSHGRRDGEGSLKQADQSYRGQFKDDQYEGAGELELADGSRYQGLFAKGKPNGAGVRSDASGNQFSGRFVDGQLQGSGTYDSTDGEQYIGEFKDNRLEGRGRYENADGDVWIGDFKDGSLIGEGELLGSDGSHYKGTFLDWHLSGQGSLQLPDGSQYVGGFDNDAYQGHGKLTLASGQVESGFWVNGVRVRDQKGKLLPDPLDLALLNQGRLLDEALARVPRSAPPIQLYSLVLAGDGQQSVFLREADYVSNMLKVRFGARGQVTLVNHRDQMTTRPMATRENLTRAARTLAERSGPQDLIFIYLTSHGSQDHQLVLDQPRLQLADLSADELASALDPLKDRDKVIVISACYSGGYIAPLKDERTVIMTAARADRVSFGCSEEADFTYFGDALFAEALNQTDDLKQAFELARTSVAERERREGFEASEPQIWAPPAVLAHWQQLRKHQAEEALRNAAQAKAEEQAKTPASR, from the coding sequence ATGCGTCCCCTGCTCCCCCTCGCACTGACCCTGATGCTCGCTGCCTGTGGCGATGGTGAGTCGTTGTCCCCACCCGACGCACGCCTGCCCGATGGCGGTCGCTATCGGGGCCAGGTGGTCGATGGCCTGCTGCAGGGCGAGGGGCGCATCGATTACCCCAACGGCAGCTGGTACGCGGGCAATTTCAAGGACGGCCAGTGGCATGGCTTGGGCGAGTGGCACGGCAGCAATGGCGAAGTCTACCGTGGGCAATTCGACAAGGGGCTGTTCCACGGCCTGGGCGACCTGACCACACCGGGCAGCCACTATGCTGGCACCTTCAGCCACGGCCGGCGTGATGGTGAAGGTAGCCTCAAGCAGGCTGACCAGAGTTACCGAGGCCAGTTCAAGGACGACCAGTACGAAGGCGCAGGCGAACTGGAACTGGCCGATGGCAGCCGCTACCAAGGCTTGTTCGCCAAGGGCAAGCCCAATGGCGCGGGCGTGCGCAGCGATGCCAGCGGCAACCAGTTCAGCGGCCGCTTCGTCGATGGCCAGCTGCAGGGCAGCGGCACCTACGACAGCACCGATGGCGAGCAATACATCGGTGAATTCAAGGACAACCGCCTTGAAGGCCGCGGGCGCTACGAAAATGCCGACGGCGACGTATGGATCGGCGACTTCAAGGACGGCTCGCTGATCGGCGAAGGCGAATTGCTCGGCAGCGACGGCAGCCACTACAAAGGCACATTCCTTGACTGGCACCTGTCTGGCCAAGGCAGCCTGCAGTTGCCTGATGGCAGCCAATACGTTGGTGGCTTTGACAACGATGCCTACCAGGGGCACGGCAAACTGACCCTGGCCAGCGGCCAGGTAGAAAGCGGTTTCTGGGTCAATGGCGTACGCGTCCGAGACCAGAAAGGCAAACTGCTGCCCGACCCGCTGGACCTGGCCCTGCTCAATCAGGGTCGCCTGCTCGACGAAGCCTTGGCCCGGGTACCGCGCTCAGCCCCACCCATCCAGCTGTACAGCCTGGTCCTGGCCGGCGATGGCCAGCAAAGCGTGTTCCTGCGTGAAGCCGACTATGTCAGCAACATGCTCAAGGTACGTTTCGGTGCCCGCGGCCAAGTCACCCTGGTCAACCACCGTGACCAGATGACCACCCGCCCCATGGCCACACGCGAGAACCTTACCCGCGCCGCCCGCACCCTGGCCGAACGCAGTGGCCCGCAAGACCTGATCTTCATTTACCTGACCAGCCACGGCAGCCAGGACCACCAACTGGTGCTCGACCAGCCGCGCCTGCAGCTCGCTGACCTGTCTGCCGACGAACTGGCCAGCGCCCTGGATCCACTCAAGGACCGCGACAAGGTCATTGTCATCTCTGCCTGCTATTCAGGTGGCTACATCGCCCCGCTCAAGGATGAGCGCACAGTGATCATGACTGCGGCACGTGCCGACCGGGTGTCCTTCGGCTGCTCGGAAGAGGCCGACTTCACCTACTTCGGCGATGCGTTGTTTGCCGAGGCGCTTAACCAGACCGACGACCTGAAACAAGCGTTCGAACTAGCTCGCACCAGTGTTGCCGAAAGAGAACGAAGGGAAGGTTTCGAGGCCTCCGAACCACAAATCTGGGCACCGCCCGCAGTGCTGGCACACTGGCAGCAACTGCGTAAGCACCAGGCCGAAGAAGCCTTACGTAATGCGGCTCAGGCCAAGGCGGAGGAACAGGCAAAAACGCCTGCCAGCCGCTAA
- a CDS encoding YceK/YidQ family lipoprotein: protein MRRLLAGLLAASLLGGCATVRTLDANKPGAPVVYAGTRLDMYVINGGCCPKDRFGAEAPAYPHLDLPGSMLLDTLLLPLSLLTAAGIGFQATGGL, encoded by the coding sequence TTGAGGCGTCTGCTGGCAGGCTTGCTGGCAGCAAGCCTGCTCGGCGGCTGCGCCACGGTGCGCACGCTGGATGCCAACAAGCCTGGGGCGCCGGTGGTGTATGCCGGGACCCGGCTGGATATGTATGTGATCAATGGCGGGTGCTGCCCCAAGGACCGCTTCGGGGCTGAGGCTCCGGCGTATCCACACCTCGACCTGCCGGGCAGCATGCTGCTGGATACACTACTCCTGCCATTGTCATTGCTGACTGCGGCAGGAATAGGTTTTCAGGCTACGGGTGGTCTGTAG
- the ubiX gene encoding flavin prenyltransferase UbiX yields MSGPERITLAMTGASGAQYGLRLLDCLVREDREVHFLISKAAQLVMATETDVVLPAKPQAMQAFLTEYTGAADGQIRVYGKEDWMSPVASGSGAPAAMVVVPCSTGTLSAIATGACNNLIERAADVTLKERRQLILVPREAPFSTIHLENMLKLSQMGAVILPAAPGFYHQPQTIDDLVDFVVARILNLLNIPQDMLPRWGEHHFGADD; encoded by the coding sequence GTGAGCGGGCCGGAGCGTATCACCCTGGCCATGACTGGCGCCTCCGGGGCGCAGTATGGCCTGCGCCTGCTCGATTGCCTGGTGCGCGAGGACCGTGAGGTGCATTTCCTCATCTCCAAGGCCGCGCAACTGGTGATGGCCACCGAGACCGATGTGGTCCTGCCGGCCAAGCCACAGGCCATGCAGGCGTTTCTTACCGAATATACCGGTGCTGCCGACGGGCAGATCCGTGTGTACGGCAAGGAAGACTGGATGTCGCCGGTGGCTTCGGGCTCCGGTGCACCAGCCGCGATGGTGGTGGTGCCGTGCTCTACCGGTACCTTGTCGGCAATCGCTACCGGTGCCTGCAACAACTTGATCGAGCGCGCCGCCGACGTCACCCTCAAGGAGCGTCGGCAGCTGATCCTGGTACCGCGCGAGGCGCCGTTCTCGACCATTCACCTGGAAAACATGCTCAAGCTGTCGCAGATGGGCGCGGTGATCCTGCCAGCGGCGCCGGGTTTCTATCACCAGCCGCAGACCATCGATGACCTGGTCGACTTTGTCGTGGCGCGCATTCTCAACCTGCTGAACATTCCGCAGGACATGCTGCCGCGCTGGGGCGAACATCATTTCGGGGCTGATGATTGA
- a CDS encoding bifunctional DedA family/phosphatase PAP2 family protein, whose amino-acid sequence MGQWLDSLTGWLSANPQWLGLAIFVVACVECLAIAGIIVPGTVLLFAVAVLAGSGAFTLGETLLLGFLGGLLGDALSYTIGKYFHQNIRRLPLLRHHPEWIGSAEAYFQRYGIASLLVGRFIGPLRPMLPMVAGMFDMPLPRFIAVSLVAGAGWSVAYLLPGWATGAAMRLPLPEGFWLDAGIIAGTLAVLIGLSLNSSLRDQRHGTRLIAGLSFIALTAVFLGWPYLQAFDQGVMTLVQEHRSRMIDGTVVLVTRLGDFKTQFFLGGLLTGLLLLARQWRHALFAGGTLIGTALANGSLKWLFARARPEVLSDPLTSYSMPSGHSSASFAFFLTLAVLAGRGMPPRMRLTWVLLGCIPALAIALSRVYLGAHWPTDIMAGALLACCVCALSLTLVQHRQPLTALPLRVWWLVLPACTALLAFFAMHALPHALLRYQY is encoded by the coding sequence TGGTGGCTTGCGTGGAGTGCCTGGCGATTGCCGGCATCATCGTGCCAGGCACGGTGCTGCTGTTCGCCGTTGCCGTGCTGGCTGGCAGTGGCGCATTCACCCTTGGGGAAACCCTGCTGCTGGGGTTCCTCGGCGGCCTGCTCGGTGACGCGCTGTCGTACACCATCGGCAAGTACTTCCACCAGAACATCCGCCGCCTGCCGTTGCTGCGCCACCACCCTGAGTGGATTGGCAGCGCCGAGGCCTACTTCCAGCGTTACGGCATCGCCAGCCTGCTGGTAGGCCGCTTCATCGGCCCGCTGCGGCCGATGCTGCCGATGGTCGCCGGGATGTTCGACATGCCGCTGCCGCGCTTCATCGCGGTCAGCCTGGTGGCGGGTGCGGGCTGGTCGGTCGCCTACCTGCTGCCAGGCTGGGCCACCGGTGCGGCCATGCGCCTGCCGTTGCCGGAAGGCTTCTGGCTGGATGCCGGCATCATCGCCGGCACCCTGGCGGTGCTGATCGGCCTGAGCCTTAACAGCAGCCTGCGCGATCAGCGGCACGGCACCCGGCTGATCGCCGGCCTCAGCTTCATCGCACTGACGGCGGTGTTCCTTGGCTGGCCCTACCTGCAGGCATTCGATCAGGGCGTGATGACGCTGGTACAAGAACACCGCAGCCGAATGATCGACGGCACCGTGGTCCTGGTGACCCGCCTGGGCGACTTCAAGACACAGTTCTTCCTGGGCGGCCTGCTGACCGGCTTGCTGTTGTTGGCGCGGCAATGGCGCCATGCCCTGTTCGCCGGCGGGACGCTGATCGGCACGGCCCTGGCCAACGGCTCGCTGAAATGGCTGTTCGCCCGGGCGAGGCCGGAGGTGCTGAGCGACCCGCTGACCAGCTACAGCATGCCCAGCGGGCACAGTTCGGCGTCGTTCGCGTTCTTTCTGACCCTGGCTGTACTGGCGGGGCGCGGCATGCCGCCGCGCATGCGCCTGACCTGGGTACTGCTGGGCTGCATCCCGGCACTGGCGATTGCCTTGTCGCGGGTCTACCTGGGGGCGCATTGGCCGACCGACATCATGGCCGGGGCCTTGCTGGCCTGTTGCGTGTGCGCACTGAGTTTGACGCTGGTGCAACATCGCCAGCCGCTGACTGCACTGCCGCTGCGGGTATGGTGGCTGGTGTTGCCGGCGTGTACCGCGTTGCTGGCGTTCTTTGCCATGCATGCGCTGCCGCACGCCCTGCTTCGATACCAGTATTGA
- a CDS encoding LON peptidase substrate-binding domain-containing protein, whose amino-acid sequence MTLPLFPLNTVLFPGCLLDLQIFEARYLDMIGRCMKQGTGFGVVCIVEGEQVGKAPPVVASIGCEAVIRDFVQQDNGLLGIRVEGVRRFELSQTDVQKDQLLVGEVHWLAEQPDSPLIEQDDDLLALLVALGEHPMVEALDMPRDVDGRQALSNQLAYLLPFMEEDKLDLLAIGSPAQRLEEIQKLLERIQGELFA is encoded by the coding sequence ATGACGCTACCGCTGTTTCCGCTCAATACCGTGTTGTTTCCCGGTTGCCTGCTGGATCTGCAGATCTTCGAGGCGCGCTACCTGGACATGATTGGCCGCTGCATGAAGCAGGGTACCGGCTTTGGCGTGGTCTGCATCGTCGAAGGCGAGCAGGTCGGCAAGGCGCCGCCAGTGGTGGCGTCGATCGGCTGCGAAGCGGTGATCCGCGACTTCGTCCAGCAGGACAATGGCTTGCTGGGCATTCGTGTGGAGGGTGTGCGTCGCTTCGAGCTGAGCCAGACCGACGTGCAGAAGGATCAGTTGCTGGTAGGCGAGGTGCATTGGCTGGCGGAGCAGCCGGACAGCCCATTGATCGAACAGGATGATGATTTGCTGGCGCTGCTGGTCGCCCTCGGCGAGCACCCGATGGTCGAAGCGCTGGACATGCCGCGGGACGTCGACGGGCGCCAGGCGTTGTCCAACCAGCTGGCGTACCTGTTGCCGTTCATGGAAGAGGACAAGCTGGATCTGCTGGCGATCGGCTCGCCGGCGCAGCGGCTGGAAGAGATCCAGAAGCTGCTGGAGCGAATTCAGGGTGAGCTGTTCGCCTGA
- the mpl gene encoding UDP-N-acetylmuramate:L-alanyl-gamma-D-glutamyl-meso-diaminopimelate ligase: MHIHILGICGTFMGSLAVLAKELGHRVTGSDANVYPPMSTQLEAQGIELTQGYDPAQLDPAPDLVVIGNAMSRGNPAVEYVLNKGLPYVSGPQWLADHVLQGRWVLAVAGTHGKTTTSSMLAWVLEHAGMSPGFLIGGVPQNFSVSARLGGTPFFVVEADEYDSAFFDKRSKFVHYHPRTAILNNLEFDHADIFPDLASIERQFHHLVRTIPSEGLVIHPTSEQALERVIGMGCWTPVQTTGEGGQWQARLLSADGSRFEVLFDGEVQGVVDWALTGQHNVANALATLAAARHVGVVPAMGIEGLSAFKSVKRRMEKVAEVQGVTIYDDFAHHPTAIATTLDGLRKRVGEAPVIAIIEPRSNSMKLGAHRDGLPESVNDADQVIWYAPANLGWDLAATAAQCKVPSVVADSLDAIIERVKGQARPGTHVVIMSNGGFGGLHGKLAEALK, encoded by the coding sequence CGGTATTTGCGGCACTTTCATGGGTTCGCTTGCGGTGCTGGCCAAAGAGCTCGGCCACCGCGTCACCGGCTCCGACGCCAACGTCTATCCACCCATGAGCACCCAGCTCGAAGCTCAGGGAATCGAGCTGACCCAGGGCTACGACCCGGCTCAGCTGGACCCTGCACCTGATCTGGTGGTCATCGGCAATGCCATGTCGCGGGGCAATCCGGCGGTGGAGTATGTGCTGAACAAGGGGCTGCCCTATGTGTCCGGGCCGCAGTGGCTTGCCGACCATGTGCTGCAGGGCCGTTGGGTGCTGGCAGTCGCGGGTACCCACGGCAAGACCACCACCAGCAGCATGCTGGCCTGGGTGCTGGAGCATGCCGGCATGAGCCCGGGCTTCCTGATCGGTGGCGTGCCGCAGAACTTCTCGGTGTCGGCGCGCCTGGGCGGCACACCATTCTTCGTGGTAGAGGCCGACGAATACGACAGCGCCTTCTTCGACAAGCGTTCAAAGTTCGTGCACTACCACCCGCGCACCGCGATCCTGAACAACCTTGAGTTCGATCACGCGGACATCTTCCCTGACCTGGCATCCATCGAGCGGCAGTTCCACCATCTGGTGCGGACCATTCCTAGCGAAGGCCTGGTCATTCACCCGACCTCCGAGCAGGCGTTGGAGCGCGTTATCGGCATGGGCTGCTGGACCCCGGTGCAGACCACCGGTGAAGGTGGCCAGTGGCAGGCACGCCTGCTCAGCGCCGACGGCTCGCGTTTCGAGGTGCTGTTCGACGGTGAAGTGCAGGGTGTGGTGGACTGGGCCCTGACTGGCCAGCACAACGTCGCCAACGCCCTCGCCACGCTGGCTGCTGCCCGTCATGTGGGTGTGGTGCCAGCCATGGGCATCGAAGGCCTGAGCGCGTTCAAGAGCGTCAAGCGGCGCATGGAGAAGGTCGCTGAAGTTCAAGGCGTGACCATCTACGACGATTTCGCCCACCACCCGACTGCCATTGCCACCACCCTCGACGGCTTGCGCAAGCGCGTTGGCGAAGCACCGGTCATCGCCATCATCGAGCCGCGCTCCAACTCCATGAAGCTTGGTGCCCATCGTGACGGCCTGCCGGAAAGCGTCAACGACGCCGACCAGGTGATCTGGTACGCGCCCGCCAACCTGGGTTGGGACCTGGCTGCCACTGCAGCGCAATGCAAGGTACCAAGCGTGGTTGCCGACAGCCTTGACGCGATCATCGAGCGGGTCAAAGGCCAGGCGCGCCCAGGTACGCATGTGGTGATCATGAGCAACGGCGGCTTCGGCGGCCTGCACGGCAAGCTGGCTGAGGCCTTGAAGTGA